A window from Megalobrama amblycephala isolate DHTTF-2021 linkage group LG21, ASM1881202v1, whole genome shotgun sequence encodes these proteins:
- the LOC125256874 gene encoding protein phosphatase 1 regulatory subunit 15B codes for MSTHRHFSPGDTRSARDSDDRTDSSWINVFSLVSRPAWSLLQRYLPGRTQTAFEMNSNLDIGNSLTPLKVAYLHCQHENVAHASSGDPGTLAWFTHDSLSELGIQNTSQKDFNLQKQASVGYLGTARNLLSQAFTNTQEKRRAGGERAKPESGCDLCPDTASVRSTNSWWWSGFWEADDRPQNLLLNVAQSIKETDTCWQHCGEHHSVGYCQSRSPAGVAMTTELCVRSHDGRSMHNESTGPLCSKELTHNASLHVPKPESLPNSYQLPLDVKQQLLAHSRAYNEVAVLTPDQDNGYSSLEEEHSNSKLHMKLLSEEQEVSETAEDNPSRSNTTESEFYSEPIVCEEEIKEREKEDTEKTTKTVSAAENGSFLATPQCQNKVIAYIMGSPCSGESESEDDGDWDSNDDDGFDSEGSSHFSESEDLDDSDDESEEDSDGEEADSETERLWNSLCQNGDPYNPRNFTAPIRTASQPSPATTDSSVSESPPAHMSSQRSPAPSSPSLSENESSEDTCEMDEEDNQRLWNSFSCSADPYSLLNFQAPIQTQKTPKGCRKEKAPGTPRYRREEAEERLDSGFSEISPVPCSSSATAVQLRKVTFMEEVEEFYASSDEDRHGPWEEIARDRCRFQRRVQEVEETISYCLSPTFRLDIFQRLYSTS; via the exons ATGAGTACACATCGACACTTTTCTCCAGGGGACACGCGGTCCGCGCGTGACAGTGACGACCGCACTGACAGCTCGTGGATAAACGTGTTCTCTCTGGTCTCCAGGCCTGCGTGGTCTCTCCTGCAGAGATATTTACCAGGAAGAACCCAGACTGCATTTGAAATGAATTCAAATCTAGATATCGGAAACTCTCTGACCCCTTTAAAAGTTGCATACCTCCACTGCCAGCATGAAAACGTGGCGCATGCGTCTTCCGGAGATCCGGGGACCCTTGCCTGGTTCACGCACGATTCGTTGAGCGAACTGGGAATTCAGAACACCTCCCAGAAGGATTTCAATCTTCAAAAGCAGGCATCGGTCGGATACCTCGGAACGGCGAGAAACTTGCTCAGCCAGGCGTTTACGAACACGCAGGAAAAAAGGCGCGCGGGAGGCGAGCGCGCAAAACCAGAAAGCGGATGCGATTTGTGCCCGGATACGGCGTCCGTGCGATCCACTAACAGCTGGTGGTGGAGTGGTTTTTGGGAGGCCGACGACAGACCTCAAAACTTGCTGCTAAATGTAGCACAAAGCATAAAAGAGACTGATACGTGCTGGCAGCATTGTGGAGAACATCACAGTGTCGGCTATTGTCAAAGCCGCTCGCCAGCGGGCGTTGCTATGACGACCGAACTGTGTGTACGTAGCCATGATGGACGATCAATGCACAACGAAAGCACTGGACCCTTGTGCTCCAAAGAGCTGACCCACAATGCAAGCCTGCACGTGCCCAAACCAGAATCCCTGCCCAACTCATACCAGCTTCCACTAGATGTCAAGCAGCAACTGCTAGCTCATAGTAGAGCCTATAATGAGGTGGCAGTTCTGACCCCTGACCAAGATAATGGCTACTCCAGCTTGGAGGAAGAACACTCAAATAGTAAACTTCACATGAAGCTGCTTTCCGAGGAACAGGAGGTGTCGGAAACAGCCGAAGACAACCCATCTCGGAGTAACACTACGGAGAGTGAGTTTTATAGTGAACCTATTGTTTGTGAGGAAGAAATTaaggaaagagaaaaagaggacACTGAGAAGACCACAAAAACAGTTTCAGCTGCTGAAAACGGGTCATTTTTGGCCACGCCTCAATGTCAAAACAAGGTCATTGCTTACATCATGGGAAGCCCTTGTAGCGGCGAATCTGAATCGGAGGATGATGGCGATTGGGACAGTAATGACGATGATGGCTTTGACAGTGAAGGCTCATCCCACTTCTCAGAGTCTGAGGACCTGGACGACAGCGACGATGAATCTGAGGAAGACTCGGATGGAGAGGAGGCCGACTCTGAGACTGAGAGGCTGTGGAATTCTCTGTGCCAAAATGGGGATCCTTATAACCCGAGGAACTTCACAGCTCCTATAAGGACAGCCTCCCAGCCAAGCCCTGCGACTACAGACTCCTCGGTCTCAGAGTCTCCACCAGCGCATATGTCCTCCCAGCGTTCGCCGGCTCCATCGTCGCCCTCGCTCTCGGAGAACGAGTCCAGCGAAGACACCTGTGAGATGGATGAGGAAGATAATCAGAGACTGTGGAACTCTTTTAGCTGCTCAGCAGACCCCTACAGCCTCCTCAACTTCCAGGCCCCCATACAGACTCAGAAAACCCCTAAAGGGTGCCGTAAGGAGAAAGCGCCTGGAACGCCACGCTATAGGAGAGAGGAGGCTGAGGAGAGGCTGGACAGTGGATTCTCAGAGATTTCCCCTGTGCCATGCTCAAGCAGTGCCACGGCTGTTCAGCTGAGGAAG GTGACATTTATGGAAGAGGTCGAGGAGTTCTATGCCAGCAGCGATGAGGACCGCCATGGCCCCTGGGAGGAAATCGCCCGGGACCGCTGTCGTTTTCAGCGCCGTGTTCAGGAAGTTGAAGAGACTATCAGCTATTGCCTTTCTCCAACTTTCCGCCTGGACATTTTTCAAAGACTCTACAGTACTAGCTAA